The DNA window GCGCGATAAGTCGATCGAAGACATCTGTAAGATGATTCGCAACTGCGCGAAGGCTGGAATCCCAGCCATGAAGTACAACATGAGCATCCTCGGTGTCGTGCGGACAGCACCGTCCAAAGGCCGTGGTGGTTCCCAACTCAGTACCTTTAAGTATGCCGGCGCCAAGCAGGAGCCAGCGCTCACCGAGGCGGGTCCTGTACCAGCCGACGTGTACTGGGAACGCATCACCTATTTCCTCGAGCGAGTCGTCCCCGTGGCCACCGAAGAGAAGGTCAGAATCTGCTGCCATCCCCATGACCCGGGAATGCCCAAGGGCAAGGGCTGGCGCGGCGTGGAGACCGTTCTTGGCAGTGTGGACGGGCTCAAGAAGTTCGTCAGCATCAAGGAAAGCCCTTATCATGGACTAAATTTTTGCCAGGGTACGATCAGCGAAATGCTCGTAAATCCGGCTAAGGAAATCATGGATGTCATCCGCTACTTTGGCACGCGGAACAAGATCTTCAATGTTCACTTCCGCAACATCCGCGGCGGCTTTCTCGACTTCCAGGAGACCTGCCCTGATGACGGCGATGTCAATATGATTCAGGCGGCTCGCGTGTATAAAGAGGTTGGCTACAGCGGAATGTTGATGCCCGATCATGTCCCCCACATTGAGGGGGATACCCGGGGATTCCAGGCCTTTGCGTTTGCCTACGGCTACATCCGCGCGATTCTCCAGCAGCTTGAGAACGAAGCTTAATATTTTGTCCGTCGGGTTACCATGGAGGTAGTACCTATGGCGCGACGCAATCCGATGAAAGTGACCTGTCCCGGATGTTCTAGTACGAATGTTCGCATGTCACGTTGGAGGAATAGGATTGAACAGGCATTAGATCTCTTTGGGATGCCCACGATGAGGTGTATTGATTGCCAGCACCGCTGGCGTCATAGCCTCTGGCATCTCAGAGAGTCGTTCTATGCCCGTTGCCCGCGCTGCTACCGGCTCCAGCTCAGTACCTGGGACGAGACTTACTACCACATCCCTTTGATCTGGCGAGTACTGACAGGCCTCGGCGCCAAAAAAGTGCGTTGCAAGGCCTGCCGCTTCAACTTTGTCAGCTTCCGCCTGATCAAGAACAAGGCAGAGTGGGCGGCCTCCATGACGCCAGCCACAACGAAATATACGGATGGCGCCGGGGTTCCAATCCCAGTCCTCAATCCCAATCTGAATGACACCGTCGATCACCCTTAGTTTCTTTCTGGCCGCTCTGGCCTTGCAGGCTGCCGTCCCGCAGTACAGCACCGACATTGCGCCTCTGTTGAATCAACATTGCGTCAGTTGCCATCGCCCTGGCGAAATCGGCCCGATGCCTCTGCGCAGCTATGCAGAAGTGCGTCCCTGGGCCAAGGCGTTGGCCGCCAGCGTCGCCCAGCGCAAGATGCCACCCTGGGATGCCGACCCGAAGGTCGGCAAGTTTCATAACGACCGCAGGCTCCCGCAAGCAGACATCGATCGTATCCTGGCCTGGGCAAAAAATGGAGCGCCCGAAGGCGACCCCAAACGAACGCCCCCCACGCCGACCTTCGCCGAAGGCTGGGTGATTCCCCAACCCGACCTCGTCGTACGCCTTCCCGAAGAGCGGGTCATCTCCCCAACAGGGCCCGATGAGTACGTCAAAATTACGGTCGATCCGGGAATCAAGAGCGACCTCTGGGTTAAGGCCGTCGAACTCAGACCCGGGAATCGTCGCGTGGTTCATCACGCTCACGTCTTTCTCATCACGCCCAATCCTGCGCCCTCGACTGGTCCCCGGGCGCCCAGTCCCTTTGTCAAAGAGGATGGGCTGCAAGTGATCCGCCCCGGCGCACCCGTCATAGATGACGGCTGTTCCCATCCCGATGGCGGATATATCATCGGCCGTCCTCACGGTGAAACCCGCACCCTGCTCGCATCCTTTGTGCCTGGCATGAGTCCGGATCAATGGCCGCTCCATGTCGCAAAGAAAATTCCTGCTGGCAGCAAGTTCCTCTTCGA is part of the Bryobacter aggregatus MPL3 genome and encodes:
- a CDS encoding mannonate dehydratase; its protein translation is MKRREFLVAGSAGLTAGANATPAAVAPDWKPTVPPVAAPIGKKGKGRPKLGTQNSSDEAYLKILSGLGVSNICATLPSRSYDANWSVESLTKLRERVEANGISLDMIPLPLSSAYITKHEYPDIMKGESPQRDKSIEDICKMIRNCAKAGIPAMKYNMSILGVVRTAPSKGRGGSQLSTFKYAGAKQEPALTEAGPVPADVYWERITYFLERVVPVATEEKVRICCHPHDPGMPKGKGWRGVETVLGSVDGLKKFVSIKESPYHGLNFCQGTISEMLVNPAKEIMDVIRYFGTRNKIFNVHFRNIRGGFLDFQETCPDDGDVNMIQAARVYKEVGYSGMLMPDHVPHIEGDTRGFQAFAFAYGYIRAILQQLENEA
- a CDS encoding c-type cytochrome, with protein sequence MTPSITLSFFLAALALQAAVPQYSTDIAPLLNQHCVSCHRPGEIGPMPLRSYAEVRPWAKALAASVAQRKMPPWDADPKVGKFHNDRRLPQADIDRILAWAKNGAPEGDPKRTPPTPTFAEGWVIPQPDLVVRLPEERVISPTGPDEYVKITVDPGIKSDLWVKAVELRPGNRRVVHHAHVFLITPNPAPSTGPRAPSPFVKEDGLQVIRPGAPVIDDGCSHPDGGYIIGRPHGETRTLLASFVPGMSPDQWPLHVAKKIPAGSKFLFDIHYSKVTGKEERDRSMVGLSYAPGPPKVEIERFEASNFYFEIPPGAENHRVTACVTASKDIEVLSLLGHMHYRGKAFQIDARLPDGSSQMLLNVPHYNFDWQEMYRLEAPIRLPKGSVIRIVSWFDNSANNRANPDPAKTVRWGEHTRTEMMDGWVEFVEAGKLP